The Staphylococcus haemolyticus region TTGGTATAAGACATGGTTACAAACAAATGTGCCTGCTGTATTCGATAAGCTTGCAGGGACGCCTGCTGCTTTAATCGCTTCCGTCATCGTTTTAACAGGTAAGTTTGAGAAGTAGGCAGGTGCGCCATCTTCTTGAATGGCCACATCAATAGGCTGATTACCTTTGTTGTCAGGAATACGTGCATCGTCGATATTGATACCTACACGCTCAGGAGTAAGGTCATAACGACCTCCAGCTTGACCAATAGACAAGACCACATCGTAATTGCCATTTGCTAACTCTTTATCAATGACGTCTTTAGATTCATGAAAGACGGTTGGAATTTCTAACTTTGAAATGGTATGTTCGCCAATCGTATTCTCCAATTGCTTTACTGCCTCTAATGCAGGATTTATCTTTTCACCGCCAAATGGATCAAATGCTGTAACTAAAATTTTCATTATTCATTTCCTCCTTAG contains the following coding sequences:
- the pcp gene encoding pyroglutamyl-peptidase I, whose protein sequence is MKILVTAFDPFGGEKINPALEAVKQLENTIGEHTISKLEIPTVFHESKDVIDKELANGNYDVVLSIGQAGGRYDLTPERVGINIDDARIPDNKGNQPIDVAIQEDGAPAYFSNLPVKTMTEAIKAAGVPASLSNTAGTFVCNHVLYQLGYLADKSYPGLLFGFIHVPFIPEQVTDKPEKPSMSIETIAKGLTAAIKAISKEDDAKVALGETH